A single window of Scomber scombrus chromosome 12, fScoSco1.1, whole genome shotgun sequence DNA harbors:
- the si:ch211-198a12.6 gene encoding zinc finger protein 883, which translates to MAESETECDTPGLDTLGSECVIAHSHVDLHYGAETEIMTEEKRGLELEIHGSDLKIQGLGTELGAVACVDAIVAETDHDYIKVEHGEMHCFTAAEIKTSGNEALLGEVLLKAESEHVVKVESDHGGELTVESENGVIIHEAHGLQCNECGEIFGSIADLHQHFEIHKDLNPYICVHCGESFAVEASLKQHMKIHMKEKPYVPPGVEIMGKDVIDAFSLKSHQMIHLPDKPHRCSECGKSFAAAITLREHMKMHSEDKPYKCTQCRKSFVRRRHLKKHQEVHAREKPYTCGQCGKGFATTSNLKQHQKTHATVVLGDKPHRCTQCGKCFAAAATLREHQRIHSGEKPYKCNMCRKSFVRKRHLKKHQQVHAGGKPYTCRHCNKGFNHSSSLSRHHKTHLQNPVFSPPQPGKTLSYGTPPKQRVHQQGDKPYMCHHCDKGFNHSSSLSRHQRVHSEGKSYTCAHCGKRFNHSSSLARHQRVHLENKQQQQQQPQPPQPQPQQYSTMPSGKGFPNNAFPKQRILSVEKPYRCTQCGKGFNHSSSLSRHHRIHVDQ; encoded by the coding sequence ATGGCCGAGTCAGAGACTGAATGTGACACACCCGGCCTTGACACACTTGGGTCGGAGTGTGTCATAGCCCACAGCCATGTCGACCTTCACTATGGAGCAGAAACTGAGATCATGACAGAAGAAAAACGTGGATTAGAGCTTGAGATCCATGGCTCAGACTTAAAGATCCAAGGACTGGGGACAGAGCTCGGAGCTGTAGCCTGTGTGGATGCAATTGTGGCTGAGACAGACCATGATTACATTAAAGTGGAACATGGTGAGATGCattgtttcacagcagcagagatcAAGACGTCGGGAAATGAAGCTCTGCTGGGAGAGGTGCTGCTTAAAGCCGAAAGCGAGCATGTGGTTAAAGTGGAGTCTGACCATGGTGGAGAGTTGACAGTGGAGTCTGAGAATGGTGTCATCATACATGAAGCCCATGGCCTGCAGTGCAACGAGTGTGGGGAGATTTTTGGCAGCATAGCGGATCTTCACCAACACTTTGAGATCCATAAGGACCTCAACCCTTACATCTGTGTCCACTGTGGTGAGAGCTTTGCAGTGGAGGCTAGCCTCAAGCAGCACATGAAGATTCACATGAAAGAAAAGCCTTATGTTCCCCCAGGAGTTGAGATCATGGGCAAAGATGTTATTGATGCCTTCAGCCTCAAGTCTCATCAGATGATCCATTTACCAGACAAACCCCACAGATGCTCAGAGTGTGGTAAGAGCTTTGCAGCTGCAATCACCCTCAGAGAACACATGAAGATGCATTCAGAGGACAAGCCCTATAAGTGCACCCAGTGTAGGAAGAGCTTTGTCCGCAGAAGGCATCTGAAAAAGCACCAAGAGGTCCATGCACGTGAGAAGCCATATACATGCGGCCAGTGTGGCAAAGGCTTTGCTACAACTTCCAACCTGAAGCAGCATCAGAAGACCCACGCTACAGTTGTGCTCGGGGACAAACCCCACCGGTGCACACAGTGTGGAAAGTGTTTTGCAGCTGCAGCCACTTTGAGGGAGCACCAGAGGATTCACTCGGGGGAGAAGCCGTACAAATGTAACATGTGCAGGAAGAGCTTTGTCCGCAAGCGCCATCTGAAGAAGCACCAGCAAGTCCATGCCGGCGGGAAGCCCTACACCTGCAGACATTGCAACAAGGGCTTTAAtcactcttcttctctctctcgcCACCACAAGACCCACCTGCAGAACCCAGTGTTTTCTCCCCCTCAGCCTGGAAAAACCTTGTCCTACGGCACTCCCCCGAAGCAGAGGGTACACCAGCAGGGAGACAAGCCCTACATGTGCCACCACTGTGACAAGGGCTTCAATCATTCCTCTTCCCTGTCCAGACACCAAAGAGTCCACTCAGAGGGAAAGAGTTACACCTGCGCCCACTGTGGCAAAAGATTCAATCACTCCTCGTCCCTTGCAAGGCATCAGAGAGTTCACTTGgagaacaaacagcaacaacagcagcagccacaaCCACCGCAGCCACAACCGCAGCAGTATAGCACCATGCCCTCAGGGAAGGGATTCCCCAACAACGCCTTCCCAAAACAGCGCATACTGTCAGTGGAAAAACCATACAGGTGCACTCAGTGTGGAAAAGGCTTTAACCATTCATCTTCCCTCTCTAGACATCATAGAATCCATGTAGATCAGTGA